GGCGTTTGTCGAGACACTGAGGCCAGAGGATAGCCTCGGCATGGTCACGTTTGCCGACAGGTCGAATCTGGTGCATGCGATCACGACGAATCGGCAGAACACCATTCAGGCGCTGGCGGAATACAAGGCCGAGGGCGGGACGGCGCTCTACGACGCGCTGTGCGACGCGCTGCTCATGCTCAAAGGCCGCGCGGGCAGACGGGCCGTGGTGATCCTGAGCGACGGACGGGACGAAGACAATCCGGGCACGGGCCCCGGCAGCATCAAGAAGTGGGACGACGTGCTGCGCCTGTTGCAGGATGTGGACGTGACGATGTTCCCCGTCGGACTGGGCACAAGGATTGATCCCGAGCGGCTCAGCCTGCTTGCCACCTTCTCCGGGGGGCAGGCCTACTTCTCGCAGGACGTATCGGAACTTGCTGCTCAGTTCGAACGGATCACCGAAAACCTACGTCACCGTTACATCGTTGGCTACACCTCCACAAACTCCGCGCGTGACGGCAAGTGGCGCAGCGTCGAGATCCACACACGGTCATCCGGCATCCGCATCAGCAGCCGCAAGGGCTATTTTGCGCCGGAGCGGTGAGAGCACTCGATGATGAAGCGTGAGGATCTTCCCGATCTCCTGTTCACCGTCATGACGCTGCTCGTGCTGGCATTCGCGCTGTCTGGGACGTTTGCCGATCCTGATCTGTGGGGCCACGTCAGATTTGGCCAGGATATCCTGGCCTCCCATTCCATTCCACGCCAGGACCCGTACTCGTTTACGAGCGACAGGCCGTGGATCAACCACGAGTGGCTGGCGGAAGTGCTGATGGCAGGTGCGTATGGCGTGGCTGGCAGCGCCGGACTGATTGCGCTCAAGTGGTTGCTCGCCGCGAGTGCGCTTGGCATCCTCTGGCGGGCTATGAGACACGCTGGGGTCTTTCAACCTGTCGCCAAGGGGTTGCTGCTCCTAGCGCTCGGGGGCGCCTACAGTCTGATGGCGACTATCAGGCCGCAACTGTTCTCGATGCTTCTCTACACGATCCTGCTTGCGTTACTGAACGGGGTCGGCCGGGGACATCGGCGTCTATTGCTCTGGATGCCCGTCCTTTTCGCGTTCTGGGCGAACCTGCACGGAGGCTGGATTGTTGGGCTTGGAGTGCTCGGGCTGTGGAGTGCTTCGACCCTTCTGGCGGGAAGCATCTCGTGGCCATGGGCGGCCGGCGGCACGCTTCTCGGCATCTTAGGCACGCTGGTGACACCATATGGCCCCAGGTTGTGGCGATTTCTCTGGGAGACCGTCGGACTTGGACGCTCGGACATTACGGAGTGGCAACCGCTCACCCACGAGCCGTTCTTCGTGATTCCGTGGACCATGGCGGCCATACTGATCGTCGTCGCGTGGCGGCGGCACCGCTGGGCCGTGGTGTCGCTGTTGATCCCGGCGGCGACGCTCGGAGCAATGGCAGTTCGAGTCGTGCGGCTCGAGGGCTTCTTCGCCCTGACAGCGGTGATCCTGCTTGCGCCGTGCTTTGCGGCGTTCGGGCCGGCGCGCCTCCCGCTAACGCGGCGGCCGACGCGGGCCGACATCATGGTGGTCGGAACGATGTGCCTGGTTGGGTTCCTGGCAACGGGCGTCGCAGTGAACAATAGGGTCAGGTGCGTGACGATCCCGGGACCAGATCTGAAGGACTTTTGGGCGGCGCCGGAAGCGGAGGCCATCACGTTTCTGCGGGGCAACCCGATAGAGGGGCGGCTCCTCACCTATTTTGACTACGGCGAGCTAGCCATTTGGCATCTCGCGCCGAAGCTGCGCGTGTCGTATGACGGGCGGCGCGAAACGGTCTACTCCGAGGCGGTTCAGAAAGCCAACCAGGGCTTATATTCGAAAGCGCCCGACGTCAGATACGCCCGGCTCCTGAAGGCCGACTACATCTGGCTGCCGCTTCGGTTGCCTGTGATCGACCTTCTTAAGCGTGATGGATGGGTTGCGATCTTTTGCGGAAGCCGATCGATCGTGCTCGCGCGAGAGGCGGGGCAGTTCGCACAACCGGCACCGTGGACAGGTCCGAGGTGCTTTCCAGGTCCGTAACCGAGCCACGGTACGGGAATCGACGGGCAGGTCTCGCTAAGTCGTGGGTAACGAGCTCTTCGAGGGCAAGCCGAGAGTCTTCTTCCGCATCGCGCTGCGTGACGGCCGCGGAATAGTCAATGTGTTCCCATGGTAAGCTGCGCCTGTTGACGCGGAGGACAGGACGATGACGAAGTGGTGGAGAACCTGCCGACTCGACGTGATCGAGGTCTCTCTCGTTGCCGTCCTCGTCGCGGTCATTGTCACGACCGTCGTGTCGTCTCGGTACGCGCGGCTATCCTACGTCGCATACAGTGCGGCACAGGAGGGGGCGCGGCTGAAAGACCGTTACGGGCCGTCACGGTACTCGAGAAACGAGGAAGAGTGGATCATCCGGGACTACTTCCAAGACCGGCGCGCCGGGTCCTTTGTAGATGTCGGCGCGAATCACTACAAGAACGACAGCAACACGTTCTATCTGGAATCTGAGCTCGGATGGTCAGGCATTGCCATCGACCCCCAGGCTGAGTTCGCGGCCGATTATCGAACCCACCGACCCCGCACCCGCTTCTTCGCGTTCTTCGTCTCAGACACCTCCGACTCCAACATCACGTTCCACCTGGCAGACGGGAACTCGCTGGTGGCGTCCGCGGATCAAGGTTTTGCCGAACGGGCGGGCACGGAGATCAAGGACCCTGTCTACTCGTCCAAGGCCGTGAGCGTGCCGACGATCCGACTCTCGGATCTGCTTGATCAGACTGGCCTGTCTCATTTCGATTTCTTGTCGGTGGACGTTGAGTTGGCCGAACCGAAAGTCCTCGCAGGCTTTGACATCAACCGTTTTGCACCGACGCTCGTCTGTATCGAGGCTCACCCGCAGGTACGGCAGCAGATTCTGGACTACTTCGCCGCACACGGGTACGTGGTTCTCGGCAGGTACCTCCGCGCTGACTTGGCAAACCTGTACTTCGCGCCGATTGGGCTCACCGCCCCTTCGCGGCCGACAGCCCCCGAGACGGTTCTTGAAGGCGTTCCAAAGAAGTAGTGCCGCAACGGCACCAGGTCGTCTCGTGGTGTCCCGCGCCGCCGGCGTCAATCTGGTGGCACTTGAGCAAGTGGCTCCGACGATGCTACCGTCGTCGTCTGTCGATTGGCGCGCATGCCACACGTCGTCGTTGGCATGGCGTTGGCAGTTCTTCTCGAGAGCACGCTGGTTGTCGATCGTGAACAGCCGAGAGCGTGCGGGAGAGGAATGTGATGGGAAGAGCCGATTTGGCGGAGAGAATCGACACCGTGGAGCATCGCATGGACTCGATGGAGCAGCGCCTGGACGCGTCGTTCAACGCGCTAAGCACGCAGATCCTGCAGTCTAGCCGGGAGACAAACGATGCAATTCTTGCCTCGCGAGCTGAGGTCGCTACCGAGTTCTCGACGATGCGGGGGCGTTTTGAGAGTCTCGAGACCGCCATGGTGGGCTCGTGGGCCCATTTCGAGAACTCTATTGCGGCCAGTCAGGACGACAACCGCCGCTACATGAAGGTTCTGTACGAGGACCTCAGAAGTCAGATTAAGTTGCTCAACGAGGGCCATCCGTCCTCGTCGTGACACGTCGGTCCCGTTAACCGATGTAAAGCCGTGGACGTCTGGACCTCTCTTGCCGGGCCTGGTGCACCTGTCAGCCTGGAGCGGCTTCAATCTGCCCAAGACGCCCCCTGCTATGGCGAGCGCGGCGGGTCGATGTACTCCGGCTTGCGTGTCAGTCGGCTTGGGATGTCTTCAGCAATGCCCAGCCTGACACGGGTTTGCGCGAACTTGTTGCGGGGTGAGCCAGGAAGTATTCTGACACCATGAAGACCGCCAGTGTTCAACAGGTCCCGGAGCAGTGGCCGGAGATCTTGCGATGGGTCGCTGCCGGTGAAGAGGTGCAGGTGACGCAGCACGATCAGGTGGTGGCCAGGGTCGTCCCCGCCAGGCCACCGGCCACTCCTGATTTCCTCGCGCGAGCCAAGGCCGTCTGGGGCGACACGCCGCCGGGCAAAGCCCTCAGCGTCGTCGTGTCCGACGCGCGTGGAGGCGACTCGTGACGTATCTGGATACCGGTTGTTTTGTCAAACTCTACGACCCGGAGCCAGACAGCGCCAAGGTCGTCGCACTCATTCAGGGCAAGCCGCTGTGTTTCACGCCGCTGCGATCGGCTTGAACTTGGTGACGTTGTGAAGATGGTCTGAGATCCGCCAGTCGCGGAACCTGATTCAGCCAAAGACCTCCCGCCTTGGTACGCTTGCTCCGTCGGCATCGCCCATCAGCAACCACTTCGAATCGCCGTCGCGACGCTTGAATCCAGCGTCCCGACGATGCTACCGTCGTCGTCTGCCGATTGGCGCGCATGCGACGCCTCGTCGTTGGCATGCAGTTGGCAGTTCTTCTCGAGAGCACGCTGGTTGTCGATCGTGACCAGCCGAGAGCGTGCGGAGAGAGGAATGTGATGAGAAGAGCCGATCTTGCTGAGCGAATCGACACCATGGAGCATCGTATGGACTCGATGGACCAGCGTCTGGACGCGTCATTCAACGCGCTGATGGCGGAGATTCTGCAATCTCGCCGGGAGAACGATGTTGCACATTCTGCAATGCGCTCCGAATTCACCCGTGAGAGTTGTGCCTTGCGCGGTGAATTGTCGGGGGAACTCTCGACGATGCGGACTGAGGTCGCCCGAGAGTTCTCGACGATGCGGGTTCGTTTCGAGAGCGTCGAGACCGCTATCGACGACTCGGGGGCCCATCTCGAGGCCGCCATGCTGGTCCTGCACGAGGAAGTCCTGAGTAGGCTTAAGTTGATCGGCGAGGGACGACCGTCCTCGTCGTGACGCGTTGCTACCCTATTCTCTGCGTCAGTGCGGGGGGCTGCGCGGGCGATGTCGAGGCGCTTGAGTACATCACCTCGACGATGCTACCGTCGTCGTCTGCCGATTGGTGCGCATGCCACACGTCGTCGTTGGCATGCCGTTGGCAGTTCTTCTCGGGGGCACGTGGCTGGTTGATCGCGACCAGCCGCGATAGTGTCCCGGGGAGGAATCGATGGGAAGAGCCGATTTGGCGGAGAGAATTGACACCGTGGAGCATCGTATGGACTCGATGGACCAGCGCCTGGACGCGTCGTTTAACGCGCTGATGGCGGAGATTCTGCAATCTCGCCGGGAGAACGATGTTGCACATTCTGCAATGCGCGCGGAAAGCACCAAAGAGTTCTCGACGATGCGGGCTGAGGTCGCTGGGGAGTTCTCGGCGGTGCGGGCTCGTTTCGAGAAGGTCGAGACTGCCATCGACGAGACGAGAGCTGACGTCGCCCGAGAGTTCTCGACGGTGCGGGCTGAGGTCGCCCGAGAGTTCTCGGCAATGGGGGCTCGATTCGAGAGCGTCGAGGCCACCATCGACGACTCGCAGGCCCATCTCGAGGCCGCCATCGTGGACCTGCTGGGCGTGATCAACAAAGGCGCTGAGGCTCTGGACTCTGCTTTGCGGGGCGAGATTCGCAAGGGCGATGAGGAGAGCCGCCACTTCATGCTGGTCCTGCACGAGCAAGTCATGAGCCAGTTCAAGTTGCTCGGCGAGGCCCGACCGTCCTCGTCGTGACGCGTCGCGACGCGACAACCAAGGCAACGCAGCGGGGGGCGTCGCCGGCACGAGTGCCGCGGCCGACATGGAACATCGACCTGACCGGCGGGACTTGTTCAAGCCACTGAAACGGCGAGGACGGCCGCAACGCTTCGGTCGACCGGGCGACAGCCGGGGGCGGCCGCGCCGTCGGCGTCGAAGCGCTTGAGTTCGTGGCCGAGACGATGCTACCGTCGTCGTCCTGCCAATTGGTGCGCATGCCACACGTCGTCGTTGGCATGGCGTTGGCAGTTCTTCCCTTGGGCGCGCGACTGGTTGATCGTGACCAGCCGCGATCGTGCCGACGGGAGGAATGTGATGAGAAGAGCCGATCTTGCTGAGCGAATCGACACCGTGGAGCATGGCATGGACTCGATGGAGCAGCGTCTGGACGCGTCGTTCAACGCGGTCACGATTGACAGTCGGCTAGCCGAGCAGTATATTCAATGCACAACTCCCTGGTCCCGATCGACGGGGCTGGCGGGCGGTCTATATGGCCGCCCTTTTCTGTCTTGACGCCACCCCGACGTCGCACCATCGTCTATATCGACGGCTTCAACCTTTACTACGGAGCCATCAAAGGCGGTCCGCACAAGTGGCTCAACCTCGAACTCTTGTGCTCTCGCCTCCGCACGGATGACGATCTCGTGCGGGTCAATTACTTTACCTCTCTGGTCGACGGCACTCGGGGTGCGCGTCAGCGCGTCTTCCTCGATGCCCTGTCGACTCTCCCGAAGGTCGTCATCATCCTTGGCCAATTCAAACGGAAGACGGTCACCTGCCTGAACACCCGGTGCACCCTGATCGGTGACCGAACGTTCCAGATGCCGGAAGAGAAGCGCACCGACGT
This window of the Acidobacteriota bacterium genome carries:
- a CDS encoding NYN domain-containing protein — encoded protein: MHNSLVPIDGAGGRSIWPPFSVLTPPRRRTIVYIDGFNLYYGAIKGGPHKWLNLELLCSRLRTDDDLVRVNYFTSLVDGTRGARQRVFLDALSTLPKVVIILGQFKRKTVTCLNTRCTLIGDRTFQMPEEKRTDVGIGVQMLDDAYQDGCNTFVLISGDSDLVPAVQRIRQRFSEKKVIAYRPVGEVSLKARRADELAQAAGGGRLLPRGLFAHCHFPDVVVGARGAVVVKPAGW
- a CDS encoding FkbM family methyltransferase; protein product: MTKWWRTCRLDVIEVSLVAVLVAVIVTTVVSSRYARLSYVAYSAAQEGARLKDRYGPSRYSRNEEEWIIRDYFQDRRAGSFVDVGANHYKNDSNTFYLESELGWSGIAIDPQAEFAADYRTHRPRTRFFAFFVSDTSDSNITFHLADGNSLVASADQGFAERAGTEIKDPVYSSKAVSVPTIRLSDLLDQTGLSHFDFLSVDVELAEPKVLAGFDINRFAPTLVCIEAHPQVRQQILDYFAAHGYVVLGRYLRADLANLYFAPIGLTAPSRPTAPETVLEGVPKK